From Acinetobacter lwoffii, a single genomic window includes:
- a CDS encoding CysB family HTH-type transcriptional regulator, producing the protein MNFQQLRIIRETVRQNFNLTEASAALYTSQSGVSKHIKDLEDELGVQLFIRKGKRLLGLTEPGQALLGIVERMLVDADNIKRLADDFNKVDEGTLTIATTHTQARYVLPPIVSQFKKEFPKVHLILQQASPVEITEMLLQGQADIGIATEALTTEDNLASVPYYNWQHSIITPQNHPLASKEHVLIEDLAHYPIITYHGGFTGRSKIDTAFEEAGFDVDIVMSALDADVIKTYVEMNMGIGIVNDVAYDPERDYRLKQIETDIFGVNTTWIAVRKGHLLRGYGYEFISLCSPDADIKALKKVAYPDE; encoded by the coding sequence ATGAATTTCCAACAATTAAGAATTATACGAGAAACGGTTAGACAAAACTTTAATTTAACTGAAGCTTCTGCTGCGCTTTATACTTCACAGTCCGGGGTAAGTAAGCATATTAAAGATCTGGAAGATGAACTGGGGGTGCAGTTATTTATCCGTAAAGGTAAACGTCTACTGGGCTTAACCGAACCAGGTCAGGCACTTTTAGGCATTGTGGAACGCATGCTGGTCGATGCCGACAATATCAAACGTCTGGCCGATGATTTCAATAAAGTCGATGAAGGCACATTGACGATTGCCACGACGCATACCCAGGCGCGTTATGTGTTGCCACCAATTGTCAGCCAATTCAAAAAAGAATTCCCTAAAGTACATTTGATTTTGCAACAGGCCAGCCCGGTTGAAATCACGGAAATGCTACTGCAAGGTCAAGCGGATATCGGTATTGCGACCGAAGCACTCACCACTGAAGATAATCTGGCCAGCGTGCCTTACTATAACTGGCAACACAGTATTATTACCCCGCAGAATCATCCACTGGCAAGCAAAGAACACGTGCTCATCGAAGATCTGGCGCACTACCCGATTATTACTTATCATGGTGGTTTTACCGGTCGCTCCAAGATTGATACCGCCTTTGAAGAAGCCGGTTTTGATGTAGATATTGTGATGTCCGCGCTTGATGCCGATGTCATCAAGACCTATGTAGAAATGAATATGGGCATCGGCATTGTCAACGATGTGGCCTATGACCCGGAGCGTGATTACCGTTTAAAGCAGATTGAAACCGATATTTTCGGCGTAAATACCACCTGGATTGCAGTGCGTAAAGGTCATTTATTACGCGGTTATGGCTACGAGTTTATTTCCCTCTGCTCACCAGACGCAGATATTAAGGCATTGAAAAAAGTCGCCTATCCAGACGAATAA
- a CDS encoding OmpP1/FadL family transporter, translating into MINHKFALFSMGLFFSGSGYAAAFEQSNQSIQSFFEKNHYAEVSLAWVRPDISGQVQHTEELQQLGITDFSTGNLTHNQWVSNAALKFQLNPQVSWGLIYDQPYSIDIAYHYDPVFAGAALPIEAATIQFESHNLTSLIGFQPNDNWNFYTGLSYQSLEGNLYLSGQTFYIFNGYRATFERDPAWGWLAGISYQIPEYFFRTALTYRSAITHHNKTTESIIVGTNPAPYTEIQTPQSVNLDFQTALTDQNALYGTLRWSNWQNFVIQPPKFGAVIDYAALQFPEVKSFRMIDYRKDQWSGKIGLAHQWPSFGINSIELIWDSGTGNPASTLNPSDGYWGIGLGHLYKIQETWDIATGLYYLKFQKPEISSSEPITPQIAGLSAVSDNSAWILGLKMGYHF; encoded by the coding sequence ATGATCAATCATAAATTTGCTCTTTTCTCCATGGGCTTGTTTTTCTCCGGGTCAGGTTATGCAGCAGCGTTTGAACAATCTAACCAAAGCATTCAATCGTTTTTTGAAAAAAATCATTATGCTGAAGTTTCATTGGCCTGGGTTCGCCCTGATATCAGCGGTCAGGTACAACATACCGAAGAGCTGCAACAATTAGGCATCACCGATTTTTCTACAGGAAATCTTACCCATAACCAATGGGTTTCCAATGCCGCATTAAAATTCCAGTTGAATCCTCAAGTGTCGTGGGGACTGATTTACGATCAGCCTTATTCTATAGATATCGCTTATCATTATGATCCTGTTTTTGCAGGTGCAGCGCTTCCAATTGAGGCTGCTACTATTCAGTTTGAGAGCCATAATTTGACCTCATTAATTGGCTTTCAACCAAACGATAACTGGAATTTTTATACAGGGCTAAGTTATCAAAGCTTAGAGGGAAATTTATATTTATCCGGGCAGACATTTTATATATTCAATGGTTATCGAGCCACATTTGAACGAGATCCCGCTTGGGGCTGGCTTGCAGGAATCAGTTATCAGATTCCTGAATATTTTTTTAGAACCGCACTGACCTATCGTTCTGCAATTACTCATCACAATAAAACCACTGAATCCATTATTGTAGGTACAAATCCAGCACCTTATACAGAAATTCAAACTCCACAGTCTGTGAACTTGGATTTTCAGACAGCTTTAACTGATCAAAATGCGCTCTATGGCACGCTGCGTTGGTCAAACTGGCAAAATTTCGTGATCCAGCCGCCTAAATTTGGCGCTGTAATTGACTATGCGGCCTTACAGTTCCCTGAAGTAAAATCTTTTAGAATGATTGATTATCGTAAGGATCAATGGTCTGGAAAAATCGGACTTGCCCATCAATGGCCATCTTTTGGCATAAATTCTATCGAGCTTATATGGGATTCTGGTACAGGAAATCCGGCTTCAACCTTGAATCCGAGTGATGGCTATTGGGGTATCGGACTAGGTCATCTTTATAAGATTCAAGAAACCTGGGATATTGCTACTGGACTATATTATTTAAAGTTTCAAAAACCTGAAATTTCCTCATCCGAACCTATTACGCCACAGATTGCAGGTTTATCCGCAGTTTCCGATAACAGTGCCTGGATCCTAGGTTTGAAAATGGGTTATCACTTTTAA